One part of the Streptomyces lydicus genome encodes these proteins:
- a CDS encoding response regulator transcription factor has translation MRLLLVEDDDHVAAALSAVLARHGLAVVHARNGEEALKALLPDDAEPFSVVLLDLGLPDQDGFEVCGRIRKLCAIPVIMVTARSDVRSRIHGLNLGADDYVVKPYDTGELLARIHAVSRRTVSPADRGGDQPAEESGADDALRLGTVTVELPTRQVSVDGATVPLTRKEFDLLALLAQRPGVVFRREQIISEVWRTSWEGTGRTLEVHIASLRAKLRMPALIETVRGVGYRLVVPAAPGRPAAPAS, from the coding sequence ATGAGACTGCTGCTCGTCGAGGACGACGACCACGTGGCCGCGGCCCTGTCCGCGGTGCTCGCCCGGCACGGCCTGGCCGTGGTGCACGCGCGCAACGGCGAGGAGGCGCTCAAGGCGCTGCTGCCCGATGACGCCGAGCCGTTCTCGGTGGTGCTGCTCGACCTCGGGCTGCCCGACCAGGACGGTTTCGAGGTGTGCGGCCGGATCCGCAAGCTCTGCGCCATCCCCGTGATCATGGTGACGGCGCGGTCCGATGTGCGCTCCCGCATCCACGGCCTCAATCTGGGCGCGGACGACTACGTCGTCAAGCCGTACGACACCGGCGAACTGCTCGCCCGTATCCACGCGGTGAGCCGGCGCACGGTGTCCCCGGCGGACCGCGGCGGCGATCAGCCGGCCGAGGAGAGCGGTGCCGACGACGCGCTGCGGCTGGGCACGGTGACCGTCGAGCTCCCCACCCGTCAGGTGTCCGTGGACGGGGCCACCGTCCCGCTCACCCGCAAGGAGTTCGACCTGCTGGCGCTGCTCGCCCAGCGCCCCGGGGTGGTCTTCCGCCGGGAGCAGATCATCAGCGAGGTGTGGCGGACGAGCTGGGAGGGCACCGGCCGGACGCTGGAGGTGCACATCGCCTCGCTCCGGGCCAAACTGCGGATGCCCGCCCTGATCGAGACCGTGCGGGGCGTCGGCTACCGCCTCGTCGTCCCGGCCGCGCCCGGCCGGCCCGCCGCCCCGGCCTCCTGA
- a CDS encoding amino acid ABC transporter ATP-binding protein: MSEVSVTKNAEGPAHAGDQLVVLDNVNKHFGALHVLQDIDLTINRGEVVVVIGPSGSGKSTLCRTINRLETIDSGSITIDGKPLPQEGRELAKLRADVGMVFQSFNLFAHKTVLENVMLGQTKVRKTDKAAAEQKARALLDRVGVGTQADKYPAQLSGGQQQRVAIARALAMDPKVMLFDEPTSALDPEMINEVLDTMQQLARDGMTMVVVTHEMGFARSAANRVVFMADGRIIEEAEPNQFFNNPRSDRAKDFLSKILHH; the protein is encoded by the coding sequence ATGAGCGAAGTATCGGTGACCAAGAACGCCGAGGGCCCCGCGCACGCCGGGGACCAGCTGGTCGTGCTGGACAACGTGAACAAGCACTTCGGCGCGCTGCACGTGCTCCAGGACATCGACCTGACGATCAACCGTGGTGAGGTCGTCGTCGTGATCGGGCCCTCGGGCTCCGGCAAGTCGACGCTCTGCCGCACGATCAACCGCCTGGAGACCATCGACTCCGGCAGCATCACCATCGACGGCAAGCCGCTGCCGCAGGAGGGCCGCGAGCTCGCCAAGCTCCGCGCCGACGTGGGCATGGTCTTCCAGTCCTTCAACCTCTTCGCGCACAAGACGGTGCTCGAGAACGTGATGCTGGGACAGACCAAGGTCCGCAAGACGGACAAGGCGGCCGCCGAGCAGAAGGCACGTGCCCTGCTCGACCGGGTCGGCGTCGGCACCCAGGCGGACAAGTACCCCGCACAGCTCTCCGGAGGCCAGCAGCAGCGCGTGGCGATCGCCCGCGCGCTGGCGATGGACCCGAAGGTGATGCTGTTCGACGAGCCGACGTCCGCGCTGGACCCGGAGATGATCAACGAGGTGCTGGACACGATGCAGCAGCTCGCCCGGGACGGCATGACCATGGTCGTGGTCACCCACGAGATGGGCTTCGCGCGCTCCGCGGCGAACCGGGTCGTCTTCATGGCGGACGGACGCATCATCGAAGAGGCCGAGCCGAACCAGTTCTTCAACAACCCGCGCAGCGACCGCGCCAAGGACTTCCTGTCGAAGATCCTTCACCACTGA
- a CDS encoding sensor histidine kinase yields the protein MRTRLLPLLIVLMAGVLLALGLPLGVITAGVEQQKVVVDRIDDAARFAALAQFVTARPDADVHDKTPEEDERRATLDAELARYYGLYGIRAGVFYRDHTPMAAAPHGLPVPRDGEGARAFSEALAGRRSHDPHQIWPWDDDGRIPVASPVIRDGDVVAVVVTDSPTGQMRSRILHGWLLIAAGECAAMLVAVAAAIRLTGWVLRPVRVLDAASHDIATGRMKSRVAGTAGPPELRRLARSFNEMADNVEEVLEQQRAFVADASHQLRNPLSALLLRIELLALELPEGNEEIASVRTEGKRLARVLDDLLDLALAEHTAADLQLTDVAALAAERVGSWRPMADDKGVRLSYEGHSAVTGWADPIALSSALDAVVDNALKFTPAGRPVTVEVAPDGDRVVITVADRGPGLTDDELARVGDRFWRSGRHQNVSGSGLGLSITRALLAAGGATIAYAPHPPHGLKVTVTVPRTAP from the coding sequence GTGCGCACCCGACTCCTCCCGCTCCTCATCGTCCTCATGGCCGGTGTGCTGCTCGCCCTCGGCCTGCCGCTGGGCGTCATCACGGCCGGTGTGGAACAGCAGAAGGTGGTCGTCGACCGGATCGACGACGCCGCCCGCTTCGCCGCCCTCGCCCAGTTCGTCACCGCACGCCCCGACGCGGACGTCCACGACAAGACGCCCGAGGAGGACGAGCGGCGCGCCACCCTCGACGCCGAACTCGCCCGCTACTACGGCCTGTACGGCATCCGCGCGGGCGTCTTCTACCGCGACCACACCCCGATGGCCGCCGCCCCGCACGGCCTGCCGGTGCCCCGGGACGGCGAGGGCGCCCGGGCCTTCAGCGAGGCGCTGGCCGGCCGCCGCAGCCACGATCCGCACCAGATCTGGCCCTGGGACGACGACGGCCGGATCCCGGTCGCCTCCCCGGTCATCCGCGACGGCGACGTGGTCGCCGTCGTGGTCACCGACTCGCCCACCGGGCAGATGCGTTCGCGCATCCTGCACGGCTGGCTGCTGATCGCGGCCGGCGAGTGCGCGGCGATGCTGGTCGCGGTGGCCGCCGCCATCCGCCTCACCGGCTGGGTGCTGCGACCCGTACGGGTCCTGGACGCGGCCAGCCACGACATCGCCACCGGCCGGATGAAGTCCCGGGTGGCCGGCACCGCGGGCCCGCCCGAACTGCGCCGGCTGGCCCGCTCGTTCAACGAGATGGCCGACAACGTCGAGGAGGTCCTGGAGCAGCAGCGCGCCTTCGTCGCGGACGCCTCCCACCAGCTGCGCAACCCGCTGTCCGCGCTGCTGCTGCGGATCGAGCTGCTGGCCCTCGAACTCCCCGAGGGCAACGAGGAGATCGCCTCGGTCCGCACCGAGGGCAAGCGGCTGGCCCGGGTCCTCGACGACCTGCTCGACCTCGCGCTCGCCGAGCACACCGCCGCCGACCTCCAGCTCACCGACGTCGCGGCGCTGGCCGCCGAACGCGTCGGCTCCTGGCGCCCGATGGCCGACGACAAGGGCGTCCGCCTGAGCTACGAGGGGCACAGCGCGGTGACCGGCTGGGCCGATCCGATCGCCCTCTCCAGCGCGCTGGACGCCGTCGTCGACAACGCCCTGAAGTTCACCCCGGCCGGCCGGCCGGTCACGGTGGAGGTGGCGCCGGACGGCGACCGCGTGGTGATCACCGTGGCGGACCGCGGCCCCGGCCTCACCGACGACGAACTCGCCCGCGTCGGTGACCGTTTCTGGCGCAGCGGCCGCCACCAGAACGTCTCCGGCTCGGGACTCGGGCTGTCGATCACCCGCGCGCTGCTCGCCGCGGGCGGCGCGACCATCGCCTACGCCCCGCACCCGCCGCACGGTCTGAAGGTCACCGTCACCGTGCCGCGCACCGCGCCCTGA
- a CDS encoding amino acid ABC transporter permease — MSNASVLYDVPGPKAKARNRVYTVVGALAVLALIAFVVLRLSAKGQLEPEVWNIFNNAGVRTNIRDGVLTTLQVFAVAAVLSLVLGVLLAVARLSDHKPVRWLATGFIELFRAVPLLITIYALWVILLSNRESLGLADSQPQFWALVIGLTVYNGSVQAEVLRAGINSVPKGQREAAYALGMRKTQVMTTVLIPQAVRAMLPTIISQLVVTLKDTSLGYIITFEELLFTARQMSTNIIVNGNDTYVPVIIVTGAIYVAMCLALSALANWIEARGRRAKTGIGVTAAGEPVAATDALDTADAAPGGPLAAKD, encoded by the coding sequence ATGAGCAACGCCAGCGTTCTCTACGACGTACCGGGGCCGAAGGCGAAGGCGCGCAACCGCGTCTACACCGTGGTCGGGGCACTCGCGGTACTGGCGCTGATCGCCTTCGTCGTGCTGCGGCTGAGCGCCAAGGGCCAGCTGGAGCCCGAGGTGTGGAACATCTTCAACAACGCCGGTGTGCGGACCAACATCCGCGACGGCGTGCTGACGACGCTCCAGGTCTTCGCGGTCGCGGCGGTGCTGTCCCTGGTGCTGGGCGTGCTGCTGGCCGTGGCACGGCTGTCGGACCACAAGCCGGTCCGCTGGCTGGCGACCGGCTTCATCGAGCTCTTCCGTGCCGTACCGCTGCTGATCACGATCTACGCGCTGTGGGTGATCCTGCTCAGCAACCGCGAGAGCCTCGGCCTGGCCGACAGCCAGCCGCAGTTCTGGGCGCTGGTCATCGGGCTGACGGTCTACAACGGCTCGGTCCAGGCCGAGGTGCTGCGGGCCGGCATCAACTCGGTGCCGAAGGGCCAGCGCGAGGCCGCCTACGCCCTGGGCATGCGCAAGACCCAGGTCATGACGACGGTGCTGATCCCGCAGGCCGTCCGGGCGATGCTGCCGACGATCATCAGCCAGCTCGTGGTGACCCTGAAGGACACCTCCCTCGGCTACATCATCACCTTCGAGGAACTGCTCTTCACCGCCCGCCAGATGAGCACCAACATCATCGTCAACGGCAACGACACCTACGTCCCGGTCATCATCGTCACCGGCGCCATCTACGTCGCTATGTGCCTGGCGCTGTCCGCCCTCGCCAACTGGATCGAGGCGCGCGGCCGGCGGGCCAAGACCGGCATCGGGGTCACCGCGGCCGGCGAGCCGGTGGCGGCCACCGACGCACTGGACACCGCGGACGCGGCCCCGGGCGGCCCGCTGGCGGCGAAGGACTGA
- a CDS encoding glutamate ABC transporter substrate-binding protein — MRMLKTAAAGAVVLALAATATACGGESGTAGDKPAGGDVYSGTYKVATDVKVDSPVLKKAQKAKKIVIGVKADQPFLGFKDPATGKYSGFDIEIAKMVAADLGFSEKQIEFKTIDSNVRETTISKGDVDYYVGTYTINDERKKQVGFAGPYYTAGADLLVRKDDKAITGPDSLKGKKVCSIAGSTPLQEIKKPKYGAQTTELSKYSDCVKYLLDGQVDAVTTDDAILKGYAAQRPEKLRVVEKPFTKEPYGVGMNKDDKALRDAITKALENHIKNNDYKKAYEGTLGKSGSKYVAPETPLPTY; from the coding sequence ATGAGGATGCTCAAGACGGCTGCGGCCGGTGCGGTGGTGCTCGCGCTGGCGGCCACGGCCACTGCGTGCGGCGGCGAGTCGGGTACGGCGGGCGACAAGCCGGCCGGCGGCGATGTCTACAGCGGCACGTACAAGGTCGCCACGGACGTCAAGGTCGACTCCCCTGTGCTGAAGAAGGCGCAGAAGGCCAAGAAGATCGTCATCGGTGTCAAGGCCGACCAGCCGTTCCTGGGCTTCAAGGACCCGGCCACCGGCAAGTACTCCGGGTTCGACATCGAGATCGCCAAGATGGTCGCGGCCGACCTCGGCTTCTCGGAGAAGCAGATCGAGTTCAAGACGATCGACTCCAACGTCCGTGAGACCACCATCTCCAAGGGCGACGTCGACTACTACGTCGGCACCTACACGATCAACGACGAGCGCAAGAAGCAGGTCGGCTTCGCGGGCCCGTACTACACGGCCGGCGCGGACCTCCTGGTGCGCAAGGACGACAAGGCCATCACCGGACCGGACTCCCTCAAGGGCAAGAAGGTCTGCTCGATCGCCGGCTCGACGCCGCTGCAGGAGATCAAGAAGCCGAAGTACGGCGCCCAGACCACCGAGCTCTCCAAGTACTCGGACTGCGTGAAGTACCTCCTCGACGGCCAGGTCGACGCCGTCACCACCGACGACGCGATCCTCAAGGGCTACGCCGCCCAGCGCCCGGAGAAGCTGCGGGTCGTGGAGAAGCCCTTCACCAAGGAGCCCTACGGCGTCGGCATGAACAAGGACGACAAGGCGCTGCGTGACGCGATCACCAAGGCGCTGGAGAACCACATCAAGAACAACGACTACAAGAAGGCGTACGAAGGCACGCTCGGCAAGTCCGGGTCGAAGTACGTCGCCCCGGAGACGCCGCTGCCGACGTACTGA
- a CDS encoding amino acid ABC transporter permease encodes MNVLLDYLPEFRDGFLGTLAITVSSALLALVLGVLIAGFRVSPIPPLRAFGTAWVTVLRNTPLTLLFLVAFFVVPQILFQGASPFVLATLALGFYTSSFVCEAVRSGINTVPMGQAEAARSLGMTFSQTLRMIVLPQATRTVLPPLSSIFIALTKNSAIAGAFSFGELFNVSKLLNDKGYAIAWIFLWIALAYLVITFAISGLFRLLERRMGVAR; translated from the coding sequence ATGAACGTACTCCTCGATTATCTGCCCGAGTTCCGGGACGGATTCCTCGGAACGCTGGCCATCACCGTGTCCAGCGCCCTGCTCGCGCTGGTGCTCGGCGTGCTCATAGCCGGTTTCCGGGTCTCCCCGATCCCGCCGCTGCGCGCCTTCGGGACGGCCTGGGTCACGGTGCTGCGCAACACGCCGCTGACGCTGCTCTTCCTGGTCGCGTTCTTCGTCGTGCCGCAGATCCTCTTCCAGGGCGCGAGCCCGTTCGTGCTCGCCACGCTCGCGCTCGGCTTCTACACCTCCTCCTTCGTCTGCGAGGCGGTGCGGTCCGGCATCAACACCGTGCCGATGGGGCAGGCGGAGGCCGCGCGCAGCCTCGGTATGACGTTCTCCCAGACGCTGCGCATGATCGTGCTGCCGCAGGCCACGCGCACCGTCCTCCCGCCGCTGAGCAGCATCTTCATCGCGCTGACGAAGAACTCCGCGATCGCCGGCGCCTTCAGCTTCGGCGAGCTGTTCAACGTCTCCAAGCTGCTCAACGACAAGGGCTACGCGATCGCCTGGATCTTCCTGTGGATCGCGCTCGCCTACCTCGTCATCACCTTCGCCATCAGCGGTCTCTTCCGGCTGCTGGAGCGCCGGATGGGGGTCGCCCGATGA